The following proteins are co-located in the Pseudomonas cavernae genome:
- a CDS encoding alginate O-acetyltransferase, whose translation MKLRHMKLSRWIALSPLALALGAVGQLRAEDLPGAPSYQAAPCCNLCPAAHDASRYTTDYQKNFITLVQAQGDWLFRSQEDLRTEFDTSALGYQRMQQLHDAFKRRGIELVLVYQPTRGLVNRDKLNPAEKARFDYDRARANYQAMLGRFAKMGYQVPDLSPLTDEHAEQAFYFRGDQHWTPYGAQRTAKIVADKVQQMPAFAGIPKREFVSKVIGRMGKRGTLHNVAGQLCGSSYAIEYMDQFATEPKGASGGDDLFGDGGNPQITLVGTSHSGQNYNFAGFLQEAIGAEVFNAAFPGGGLEGAMIEYLGSQEFRDNPPKILIWEFSPLYRLDQDSIYRQLLALLDDGCDGKSTVLANQTQLRPGSKTEVLVNSGAKTLANRNGRIELDFPDTSVKTVKASLWYMNGRHESIKLEKPTTADTNGKFVFNLREDKDWAGQTLLSMELEGPESGEPLEVEAKLCQRQAMSQNAQAGL comes from the coding sequence ATGAAACTGCGCCACATGAAACTCAGCCGCTGGATCGCCCTGTCGCCCCTGGCCCTCGCCCTCGGCGCGGTCGGCCAGCTGCGCGCCGAAGACCTGCCCGGCGCGCCGAGCTACCAGGCCGCGCCCTGCTGCAACCTGTGCCCGGCGGCGCACGACGCCAGCCGCTACACCACCGACTACCAGAAGAACTTCATCACCCTGGTGCAGGCCCAGGGCGACTGGCTGTTCCGCAGCCAGGAAGACCTGCGCACCGAGTTCGACACCAGCGCCCTCGGCTACCAGCGCATGCAGCAGTTACACGACGCCTTCAAGCGCCGCGGCATCGAGTTGGTGCTGGTCTACCAACCGACCCGCGGCCTGGTCAATCGCGACAAGCTCAACCCGGCGGAAAAGGCGCGCTTCGACTACGACCGCGCGCGGGCCAACTACCAGGCCATGCTCGGCCGCTTCGCGAAGATGGGCTATCAGGTGCCGGATCTCTCGCCGCTGACCGACGAGCACGCCGAACAGGCCTTCTACTTCCGCGGCGACCAGCACTGGACGCCCTACGGCGCGCAACGCACGGCGAAGATAGTCGCCGACAAGGTGCAGCAGATGCCGGCCTTCGCGGGCATCCCCAAGCGCGAGTTCGTCAGCAAGGTGATCGGCCGCATGGGCAAGCGTGGCACCCTGCACAACGTCGCCGGTCAGCTGTGCGGCAGCAGTTACGCCATCGAATACATGGACCAGTTCGCCACCGAACCCAAGGGCGCCAGCGGCGGCGACGACCTGTTCGGCGACGGCGGCAATCCGCAGATCACCCTGGTCGGCACCAGCCACAGCGGGCAGAACTACAACTTCGCCGGCTTCCTGCAGGAAGCCATCGGTGCCGAGGTGTTCAACGCCGCCTTCCCCGGCGGCGGCCTGGAAGGCGCGATGATCGAATACCTAGGCAGCCAGGAGTTTCGCGACAACCCGCCGAAGATCCTGATCTGGGAGTTCTCGCCGCTCTACCGCCTGGACCAGGACAGCATCTACCGCCAGCTGCTCGCCCTGCTCGACGACGGCTGCGACGGCAAGTCCACGGTGCTCGCCAACCAGACCCAGCTGCGCCCCGGGAGCAAGACCGAGGTGCTGGTCAACAGCGGCGCGAAAACGCTGGCCAACCGCAACGGACGCATCGAGCTGGACTTCCCGGACACCTCGGTGAAAACCGTCAAGGCCAGCCTCTGGTACATGAACGGCCGCCACGAGTCGATCAAGCTGGAAAAACCGACGACCGCCGACACCAACGGCAAGTTCGTCTTCAACCTGCGCGAAGACAAGGACTGGGCCGGCCAGACCCTGCTGTCCATGGAGCTGGAAGGCCCGGAAAGCGGCGAGCCGCTCGAGGTCGAGGCCAAGCTGTGCCAGCGCCAAGCCATGTCGCAGAACGCCCAAGCCGGGCTGTGA
- the algK gene encoding alginate biosynthesis TPR repeat lipoprotein AlgK, with the protein MQMAGIQTQLLLLGVAVALGVTGCAGLPDQRLAREALARGDTATAAQNYRQLADLGYADAQVGLADLQLESGDPEQLRQAEATYRQAATHSPRAAARLGRLLASKPGASAAEQREAEALLKQAMAAGEQNTLLPLALLYLQAPQSFPQVNAQQQISQWRAAGQPQAELAQLLLYRSQGSYDQHLDEIERICQAALANNDVCYVELATVYQKRGQAEQQQALLAQLASAYQQGLVPAQRVDAVAQVLADPTLGTADPKTAQSLLEPIAPVYPQAWVSLARLLYDNPELGDVEQLLGYLDKGREAAQPRAELLLGKLYYEGKLLPQEPFKAEQHLLKAAASEPSANYYLGQIYRRGYLGQVYPDKALDHLLSAARSGQNSADFALAQLFSQGRGIRPDPLNAYVFSQLAVQAGKPEAAELAAQIEQQLQPAQRAQAQQRLQAEQQFRGAYARAPGGPLSAQSAALQHEQNPL; encoded by the coding sequence ATGCAGATGGCAGGCATCCAAACCCAGCTGCTCCTGCTCGGCGTCGCCGTGGCGCTCGGGGTGACCGGCTGCGCCGGTCTGCCCGACCAGCGCCTGGCGCGCGAAGCGCTGGCCCGTGGCGACACCGCCACCGCCGCGCAGAACTACCGCCAGCTCGCCGACCTCGGCTACGCCGATGCCCAGGTCGGCCTGGCCGATCTCCAGCTGGAAAGCGGCGACCCCGAACAGCTGCGCCAGGCCGAAGCCACCTACCGCCAGGCCGCAACCCACTCGCCGCGCGCCGCCGCGCGCCTGGGCCGGCTGCTGGCGAGCAAGCCGGGCGCCAGCGCCGCCGAACAGCGCGAGGCCGAGGCCCTGCTCAAGCAGGCCATGGCCGCCGGCGAGCAAAACACCCTGCTGCCGCTGGCACTGCTCTATCTGCAGGCTCCGCAGAGCTTCCCGCAGGTGAACGCCCAGCAGCAGATCAGCCAATGGCGCGCCGCCGGCCAGCCGCAGGCGGAGCTGGCGCAGCTGCTGCTGTACCGCAGCCAGGGCAGCTACGACCAGCATCTCGACGAGATCGAACGCATCTGCCAGGCGGCGCTGGCGAACAACGATGTCTGCTACGTCGAACTGGCCACCGTGTATCAGAAGCGCGGCCAGGCCGAGCAGCAGCAGGCCCTGCTCGCCCAGCTTGCCAGCGCCTATCAACAAGGCCTGGTGCCGGCCCAGCGGGTCGACGCGGTGGCCCAGGTGCTCGCCGACCCGACGCTCGGCACAGCCGACCCCAAGACCGCGCAGAGCCTGCTCGAACCCATCGCGCCCGTTTATCCGCAGGCCTGGGTCAGCCTCGCGCGCCTGCTCTATGACAACCCCGAGCTGGGCGACGTCGAGCAGCTGCTGGGTTACCTGGACAAGGGCCGTGAGGCCGCGCAGCCGCGCGCCGAACTGCTGCTCGGCAAGCTCTATTACGAGGGCAAGCTGCTGCCGCAGGAGCCGTTCAAGGCCGAGCAGCACCTGCTCAAGGCCGCCGCCAGCGAGCCGAGCGCCAACTACTACCTGGGGCAGATCTACCGCCGCGGCTACCTCGGCCAGGTCTACCCGGACAAGGCCCTCGACCACCTGCTCAGTGCCGCGCGCAGCGGCCAGAACAGCGCCGATTTCGCCCTCGCCCAGCTGTTCAGCCAGGGCCGCGGTATCCGTCCCGATCCGCTCAACGCCTACGTGTTCAGCCAGCTCGCGGTGCAGGCCGGCAAGCCCGAGGCCGCCGAGTTGGCGGCGCAGATCGAGCAACAACTCCAACCCGCGCAGCGCGCCCAGGCGCAGCAGCGCCTGCAGGCCGAACAGCAGTTCCGCGGCGCCTACGCCCGCGCCCCAGGCGGACCACTGTCCGCGCAATCGGCAGCCCTTCAACACGAGCAAAACCCGCTATGA
- a CDS encoding MBOAT family O-acyltransferase, protein MVFSSNVFLFLFLPIFLGLYYLSGNRYRNLLLLVASYVFYAWWRIDFLALFAGVTLFNYWIGLKVGAAGVRTPAAKRWLLLGVVVDLAILGYFKYANFGVDSLNAIIASFGLEPFILTHILLPIGISFYVFESISYIIDVYRGDTPATHNLIDFAAFVAIFPHLIAGPVLRFKDLADQFNHRTHTLDKFSEGCTRFMQGFIKKVFIADTLAVVADHCFALDNPSTGDAWLGALAYTAQLYFDFSGYSDMAIGLGLMMGFRFMENFKQPYISQSITEFWRRWHISLSTWLRDYLYISLGGNRGGTLMTYRNLFLTMLLGGLWHGANFTYVIWGAWHGLWLAIERALGIDAAPRRFNPLKWAATFLLVVIGWVIFRAENLHVAMRMYQAMFSFGDWQLSELGAANLSALQIATLLIAYATLAICGLYDFYRQPLDGRAPQAKAASAQPGLIEAVPSEVMVQSTTASLDWSRTLLRALVLLLFCASLLKLSAQSYSPFLYFQF, encoded by the coding sequence ATGGTGTTCTCATCCAACGTGTTCCTGTTCTTGTTCCTGCCGATCTTCCTCGGCCTGTATTACTTGAGCGGAAACCGCTACCGCAACCTGCTGTTGCTGGTCGCCAGCTATGTCTTCTATGCCTGGTGGCGGATCGATTTTCTCGCCCTGTTCGCCGGGGTCACGCTGTTCAACTACTGGATCGGCCTCAAGGTCGGTGCCGCCGGTGTGCGCACGCCCGCGGCCAAGCGCTGGCTGCTGCTCGGCGTGGTGGTCGACCTGGCCATCCTCGGCTACTTCAAGTACGCCAACTTCGGCGTCGACAGCCTCAACGCGATCATCGCCTCGTTCGGCCTTGAGCCGTTCATCCTCACCCACATCCTGCTGCCGATCGGCATCTCCTTCTACGTCTTCGAGTCGATCAGCTACATCATCGATGTGTACCGTGGCGACACCCCGGCAACCCACAACCTGATCGACTTCGCCGCCTTCGTGGCGATCTTCCCGCACCTGATCGCCGGCCCGGTGCTGCGCTTCAAGGACCTGGCCGACCAGTTCAACCATCGCACCCATACCCTCGACAAGTTCTCCGAGGGCTGCACCCGCTTCATGCAGGGCTTCATCAAGAAGGTGTTCATCGCCGACACCCTGGCGGTGGTCGCCGACCACTGCTTCGCCCTCGACAACCCGAGCACCGGCGATGCCTGGCTCGGCGCGCTGGCCTACACCGCGCAGCTGTACTTCGACTTCTCCGGCTACAGCGACATGGCCATCGGCCTCGGCCTGATGATGGGTTTCCGCTTCATGGAGAACTTCAAGCAGCCCTACATCAGCCAGTCGATCACTGAGTTCTGGCGGCGCTGGCACATCAGCCTGTCCACCTGGCTGCGCGACTACCTGTACATCAGCCTCGGCGGCAACCGCGGCGGCACCCTGATGACCTACCGCAACCTGTTCCTGACCATGCTGCTCGGCGGCCTGTGGCACGGCGCCAACTTCACCTACGTGATCTGGGGCGCCTGGCACGGCCTGTGGCTGGCGATCGAGCGGGCGCTGGGCATCGACGCCGCGCCGCGCCGCTTCAACCCGCTGAAATGGGCGGCGACCTTCCTGCTGGTGGTGATCGGCTGGGTGATCTTCCGCGCCGAGAACCTGCACGTGGCCATGCGCATGTACCAGGCGATGTTCAGCTTCGGCGACTGGCAGCTGTCCGAGCTCGGCGCCGCCAACCTCAGCGCCCTGCAGATCGCCACCCTGCTGATCGCCTACGCGACCCTGGCCATCTGCGGCCTGTACGACTTCTACCGCCAGCCGCTCGACGGCCGCGCGCCGCAGGCCAAGGCCGCCAGTGCCCAGCCGGGGCTGATCGAGGCGGTGCCGAGCGAGGTAATGGTGCAGTCGACCACGGCCAGCCTCGATTGGAGCCGCACCCTGCTGCGCGCCCTGGTCCTGCTGCTGTTCTGCGCCTCGCTGCTGAAGCTCTCGGCGCAGAGCTACTCGCCCTTCCTGTACTTCCAGTTCTGA
- the algG gene encoding mannuronan 5-epimerase AlgG → MTLLAALLLLGSTTALANQPSVAPAAGATKELRQAKTYTVSSAPIEPLRLDKPKLPDLSGYTAAAVQAKIQRNQPGRVSVRRMLQQDALKEFIGGNNRLAEWVKRQQSMPQAIFVEGGYVNLTELAQKLPKQYFSQTAAGVYLARLPIVVAQGATLHIDAKTQELRLSQERGAFLVNDGKLFITDSKLTAWRESANAPASFRTAKEFRPFLLSWGGTETYIVNSTVTSLGYDTSKSYGVSISQYTPNMSKQMGRSEPSGWLLDSTFVDMWYGFYCYEAQDVVLKGNTYRDNIIYGIDPHDRSHRLIIADNTVHGTKKKHGIIVSREVNDSWIFNNRSYDNQLSGLVIDRNSVNNLVAYNEVYGNHADGITIYESSNNLLWGNRVLDNARHGIRLRNSVNIRLYENLAASNGLIGVYGHTKDLSDTDRDIDLDPFDAKVSMIVVGGQLAGNGSSPLAIDSPLSVELYRVDMLMPSKASGISLSGILGERQEEILDLLVRQQKAVLIDPVERQAELQD, encoded by the coding sequence GTGACGCTGCTCGCCGCCTTGCTGCTGCTCGGCAGCACCACCGCGCTGGCCAACCAGCCGAGCGTGGCGCCGGCCGCCGGGGCGACCAAGGAGCTGCGCCAGGCCAAGACCTATACCGTCAGCAGTGCGCCGATCGAACCGCTGCGCCTGGACAAGCCCAAGCTGCCGGACCTCTCCGGCTACACCGCCGCAGCGGTGCAGGCCAAGATCCAGCGCAACCAGCCCGGCCGGGTCAGCGTGCGACGCATGCTGCAGCAGGACGCGCTGAAGGAGTTCATCGGCGGCAACAACCGCCTGGCCGAATGGGTCAAGCGCCAGCAAAGCATGCCGCAGGCGATCTTCGTCGAGGGCGGCTACGTCAACCTCACCGAGCTGGCGCAGAAGCTGCCCAAGCAGTACTTCAGCCAGACCGCCGCGGGTGTGTACCTGGCGCGCCTGCCGATCGTGGTGGCGCAGGGCGCGACCCTGCACATCGACGCCAAGACCCAGGAGCTGCGCCTGTCCCAGGAGCGCGGCGCGTTCCTGGTCAATGACGGCAAGCTGTTCATCACCGACAGCAAACTCACCGCCTGGCGCGAGAGCGCCAACGCGCCGGCGAGCTTCCGCACGGCCAAGGAATTCCGCCCGTTCCTGCTGTCCTGGGGCGGCACCGAGACCTACATAGTCAACAGCACCGTCACCAGTCTCGGCTACGACACCAGTAAGTCCTACGGCGTGAGCATCTCGCAGTACACGCCGAACATGAGCAAGCAGATGGGCCGCAGCGAACCGAGCGGCTGGCTGCTCGACTCCACCTTCGTCGACATGTGGTACGGCTTCTACTGCTACGAGGCCCAGGACGTGGTGCTCAAGGGCAACACCTACCGCGACAACATCATCTACGGCATCGACCCGCACGACCGTTCGCACCGCCTGATCATCGCCGACAACACGGTGCACGGGACCAAGAAGAAGCACGGCATCATCGTCTCCCGCGAGGTCAACGACAGCTGGATCTTCAACAACCGGAGCTACGACAACCAGCTCTCCGGCCTGGTCATCGACCGCAACAGCGTCAACAACCTGGTGGCCTACAACGAGGTGTACGGCAACCACGCCGACGGCATCACCATCTACGAAAGCTCGAACAACCTGCTGTGGGGTAACCGCGTGCTCGACAACGCGCGCCACGGCATCCGCCTGCGCAACAGCGTGAACATCCGCCTGTACGAGAACCTCGCCGCCAGCAACGGCCTGATCGGCGTATACGGGCACACCAAAGACCTTTCCGACACCGACCGCGACATCGACCTCGACCCCTTCGACGCCAAGGTGTCGATGATCGTGGTCGGCGGCCAGCTCGCCGGCAATGGCTCCAGCCCCTTGGCCATCGACTCGCCGCTGTCCGTCGAGCTGTACCGGGTGGACATGCTGATGCCGAGCAAGGCCTCGGGCATCAGCCTCAGCGGCATTCTCGGCGAGCGCCAGGAAGAAATTCTCGACCTGCTGGTGCGCCAGCAGAAAGCCGTGCTGATCGACCCGGTGGAACGCCAGGCCGAACTCCAGGATTGA
- a CDS encoding mannuronate-specific alginate lyase has protein sequence MNISRFFTPTLLGLALCAGAAQAAGLVPPAGYYAPIEKVKSGEPPRCPATPMPYTGALQFRSKYEGSDSARATLNRESEQEFREKTAAITSLERGVNQQVMRYMRDGRPQDLQCTLQWLGAWAQADALLSTDYNHTGKSMRKWALGSLSSAWLRLQFSESQPLAPYAQQSRLIEAWFAKLAEQTVKDWSGLPLKQINNHSYWAAWAVMASAIATDRRDLFDWSVQQFQVAAGQVDGEGFLPNELKRQQRALAYHNYALPPLAMIAAFAEANGVDLRDDHDAALRRLAERVIVGVDDPDAFADKAGKNQDMTDLKKESKFAWLEPYCTLYRCSAETLEWKQSMQPFKTFRLGGDVTRLFDPKAEAKKG, from the coding sequence ATGAACATCTCCCGCTTCTTCACCCCCACCCTGCTCGGCCTGGCGCTCTGCGCCGGCGCCGCGCAGGCCGCCGGCCTGGTGCCGCCGGCGGGCTACTACGCGCCGATCGAGAAGGTGAAGTCCGGCGAACCGCCGCGCTGTCCGGCGACGCCCATGCCCTACACCGGCGCCCTGCAGTTCCGCAGCAAGTACGAGGGCTCCGACAGCGCGCGCGCGACGCTCAACCGCGAGTCGGAGCAGGAATTCCGCGAGAAGACCGCGGCCATCACCAGCCTCGAACGCGGGGTCAACCAGCAGGTGATGCGCTACATGCGTGACGGCCGCCCGCAGGACCTGCAGTGCACCCTGCAGTGGCTCGGAGCCTGGGCGCAGGCCGACGCGCTGCTGTCCACCGACTACAACCACACCGGCAAGTCGATGCGCAAATGGGCGCTGGGCAGCCTGTCCTCGGCCTGGCTGCGCCTGCAGTTCAGCGAATCGCAGCCGCTGGCGCCCTACGCCCAGCAGAGCCGGCTGATCGAAGCCTGGTTCGCCAAGCTGGCCGAGCAGACGGTCAAGGACTGGAGCGGCCTGCCGCTCAAGCAGATCAACAACCACTCCTACTGGGCGGCCTGGGCGGTGATGGCCAGCGCCATCGCCACCGACCGCCGCGACCTGTTCGACTGGTCGGTGCAGCAGTTCCAGGTCGCCGCCGGCCAGGTCGATGGCGAGGGCTTCCTGCCCAACGAGCTGAAGCGCCAGCAACGCGCCCTCGCCTACCACAACTACGCCCTGCCGCCGCTGGCGATGATCGCCGCGTTCGCCGAGGCCAACGGCGTCGACCTGCGTGACGACCACGACGCCGCCCTGCGGCGTCTGGCCGAGCGGGTGATCGTGGGCGTCGACGATCCCGACGCCTTCGCCGACAAGGCCGGCAAGAACCAGGACATGACCGATCTGAAGAAGGAATCCAAGTTCGCCTGGCTGGAGCCCTACTGCACGCTCTACCGCTGCAGCGCCGAAACCCTGGAGTGGAAGCAATCGATGCAACCGTTCAAGACCTTCCGCCTCGGCGGCGATGTGACCCGCTTGTTCGATCCCAAGGCGGAGGCGAAGAAGGGTTGA
- a CDS encoding alginate export family protein has product MKRHPWIGASLTLPLLCSSPVWAVQLSDKNFGLDVKITAQSEDDRDLGTRDGGDVNGVGLDLRPWGYVQRGDWSAFAMGQAVTASDIIETDTLQSAELGDDGSSDDSREPDKSYLALREFWVGYGGLTAYPGEELRLGRQRLRSDDGMWRDTNIEALNWSFDTTLLRAHLGVAERFSEYRTDIDELAPEDEDRLHLFGDIASQWTPGHWVGLNAHHSRDDGDLKNPGEVVDELDKTSTGDLTWFGLQANSDAYNPRNTQPLNYWASATWLSGDRDRLTSTTVGNQRIATGQQSGDVNAWGTDLGLRLRLDPSWQVGAAYARGSGGGGNDGGENFQQTGLESNRSTYTGTRSRVHRFGEAFRGELSNLQAATLFGSWQLQDEYDASLVYHRFWRVDGDQPIGDSGITAAMPNDDKDVGQEVDVVVTKYFKQGLLPTAMSQAIDEPSALVRLRGGVFKPGDAYGSQADSTMHRAFVDVIWRY; this is encoded by the coding sequence ATGAAACGACATCCATGGATTGGCGCCAGCCTGACCCTGCCACTGCTGTGCAGCAGCCCGGTATGGGCGGTGCAGCTGAGTGACAAGAACTTCGGCCTGGACGTGAAGATCACCGCCCAGTCCGAGGACGACCGCGACCTTGGCACCCGCGACGGTGGCGACGTCAACGGCGTCGGTCTCGACCTGCGGCCCTGGGGCTATGTGCAGCGCGGCGACTGGAGCGCCTTCGCCATGGGCCAGGCGGTGACCGCCAGCGACATCATCGAGACCGACACCCTGCAGTCCGCCGAGCTTGGCGACGACGGCAGCAGCGACGACAGCCGCGAGCCGGACAAGAGCTACCTGGCCCTGCGCGAATTCTGGGTCGGCTACGGCGGCCTCACCGCCTACCCCGGCGAGGAACTGCGCCTCGGCCGCCAGCGTCTGCGCAGCGACGACGGCATGTGGCGCGACACCAATATCGAGGCGCTGAACTGGAGCTTCGACACCACCTTGCTGCGTGCCCACCTGGGCGTCGCCGAGCGCTTCAGCGAATACCGCACCGACATCGACGAGCTGGCCCCGGAAGACGAGGATCGCCTGCACCTGTTCGGCGACATCGCCAGCCAGTGGACGCCCGGCCACTGGGTCGGCCTCAACGCCCACCACAGCCGCGACGACGGCGACCTGAAGAACCCCGGCGAGGTGGTCGACGAACTGGACAAGACCAGCACCGGCGACCTCACCTGGTTCGGCCTGCAGGCCAACAGCGACGCCTACAACCCGCGCAACACCCAGCCGCTCAACTACTGGGCCAGCGCCACCTGGCTGAGCGGCGACCGCGACCGCCTGACCAGCACCACAGTCGGTAACCAGCGCATCGCCACCGGCCAGCAGAGCGGCGACGTCAACGCCTGGGGCACCGACCTCGGTCTGCGCCTGCGCCTCGATCCGAGCTGGCAAGTCGGTGCCGCCTATGCCCGTGGCAGCGGTGGTGGCGGCAACGACGGCGGCGAGAATTTCCAGCAGACCGGCTTGGAGAGCAACCGCTCCACCTACACCGGCACCCGTTCGCGCGTGCACCGCTTCGGCGAGGCGTTCCGCGGCGAACTGTCCAACCTGCAAGCGGCCACCCTGTTCGGCTCCTGGCAGCTGCAAGACGAGTACGACGCCAGCCTGGTCTACCACCGCTTCTGGCGCGTCGACGGCGATCAGCCGATCGGCGACAGCGGCATCACCGCGGCGATGCCCAACGACGACAAGGACGTCGGCCAGGAGGTCGATGTGGTCGTCACCAAGTACTTCAAGCAGGGCCTGCTGCCGACGGCGATGAGCCAGGCGATCGACGAACCCTCGGCGCTGGTGCGCCTGCGCGGCGGCGTGTTCAAGCCCGGCGATGCCTACGGCAGCCAGGCCGACTCGACCATGCACCGCGCCTTCGTCGACGTGATCTGGCGCTACTGA
- a CDS encoding alginate biosynthesis protein Alg44, whose product MNTAVNVNIVHESETQRQHARVKIPAKLRFVGKNREVAEQTLLDISAGGFGYGASKIPVQVGDYHKGRLLFTIDNLSLSMDVEFQVRSVDFDSGRVGCQFHNLQKSDIATLRQLITAHLSGELVSVGELLSTLQRDNFTKPRKDKAAGGMGVIGRLRAVTVSFGVLLVGIGACAFIGKSLYSLYFVSHAQSALVSVPGQQVTMPREGTVQSLIGADGLVAKGAPIGTFSASMLEMLKGHLDDSDLKPAKIEELFGKQMKGTLTSPCDCTLVRQLVADGQYASKGEAIFQLAPRGSQASIEARFPYAKFNEIRPGTRVSFEVAGEDQVRSGKIVSSNLTNSTDLSTDIRVQIQPDQPLDNALAGRPVEVSANRGPSFDWLLDKALAAGL is encoded by the coding sequence ATGAATACCGCCGTGAACGTCAACATCGTGCATGAATCGGAAACCCAGCGTCAGCACGCCCGGGTGAAGATCCCCGCCAAACTCCGCTTCGTCGGCAAGAACCGCGAAGTGGCCGAACAGACCCTGCTGGACATCTCCGCCGGCGGCTTCGGCTACGGCGCCAGCAAGATCCCGGTGCAGGTCGGCGATTACCACAAGGGCCGCCTGCTGTTCACCATCGACAACCTCAGCCTGAGCATGGATGTGGAATTCCAGGTGCGCTCGGTGGACTTCGACAGCGGCCGGGTCGGCTGCCAGTTCCACAACCTGCAGAAGAGCGACATCGCCACCCTGCGCCAGCTGATCACCGCGCACCTGTCCGGCGAGCTGGTCAGCGTCGGCGAACTGCTCAGCACCCTGCAGCGCGACAACTTCACCAAACCACGCAAGGACAAAGCCGCCGGCGGCATGGGCGTGATCGGCCGCCTGCGCGCGGTGACGGTGAGCTTCGGCGTGCTGCTGGTCGGCATCGGCGCCTGTGCCTTCATTGGCAAGTCGCTGTACAGCCTGTACTTCGTCAGCCACGCCCAGTCCGCCCTGGTCAGCGTGCCCGGCCAGCAGGTGACCATGCCGCGCGAAGGCACGGTGCAGAGCCTGATCGGCGCCGACGGCCTGGTCGCCAAGGGCGCACCGATCGGCACCTTCAGCGCCTCGATGCTGGAGATGCTCAAGGGCCATCTGGACGACAGCGACCTCAAGCCGGCGAAGATCGAGGAACTGTTCGGCAAGCAGATGAAGGGCACCCTGACCAGCCCCTGCGATTGCACCCTGGTGCGCCAGTTGGTCGCTGACGGCCAATACGCCAGCAAGGGCGAAGCGATCTTCCAGCTCGCCCCGCGCGGCAGCCAGGCCAGCATCGAGGCGCGCTTCCCCTACGCCAAGTTCAACGAGATCCGGCCGGGCACCCGGGTCAGCTTCGAGGTCGCCGGCGAAGACCAGGTGCGCAGCGGCAAGATCGTCAGCAGCAACCTGACCAACAGCACCGACCTGTCCACCGACATCCGCGTGCAGATCCAGCCGGACCAGCCGCTGGACAACGCCCTCGCCGGGCGCCCGGTGGAAGTCAGCGCCAATCGTGGCCCGTCGTTCGACTGGCTGCTCGACAAGGCCCTGGCCGCGGGGCTCTGA